One Alicyclobacillus acidoterrestris DNA window includes the following coding sequences:
- a CDS encoding hydantoinase B/oxoprolinase family protein, with amino-acid sequence MAKADVFTLEVVKDSLMAIGEEMFYALARTSMSPIIYEVLDFASGLTDAKGQLLTQGNGVTGFIGMLSSMVKETLKKFENDLKPGDIIIINDPYGGGGSHLSDVGLVMPIFYQGQLVAFAANKAHWTEVGGKDPGSWTTDSTEIYQEGLQFPAVKLFDEGHINQALVDILAANVRFPDLSLGDMWAQVAGLRTGERRFQELCGKFGKDTVLQSIEYMLDYGEQMAREELKKLPKGVYEVEDFIDDDGLGHGPLNVRCKVTITDDEFIVDFTGSHKQVPGPINCSYTGLVSAVRTIFLAATNPGQDVNDGVFRPLTIIAEKGSILNAERPAPVSTYWESMIFGADMVWKALAPVLPDRLTAGHLESVCSVIVSGTHPDTNEPFLIVEPSVGGWGAGEGMDGQSGQFCLGDGETFNVPVEVAETRYGVRLQEYSLTADGTGAGQYRGGAGAIRSYEALTDGQFVTASFGRNKYPVWGASGGRDGSYNKIEIIRKDGSKEGPFGKCARKILNKGDVVRLITATGGGYGDPLLRDPQKVVEDVKNGWITIDQAKEIYGVVIDEQTLTLATPVTSQME; translated from the coding sequence TTGGCGAAGGCGGATGTGTTTACGCTCGAAGTTGTCAAAGATTCATTAATGGCGATAGGGGAAGAGATGTTTTATGCGCTTGCTCGAACCTCGATGAGCCCCATCATTTATGAGGTGCTGGACTTCGCTTCTGGTCTCACCGACGCCAAAGGGCAATTGCTGACCCAAGGCAATGGCGTCACCGGGTTTATCGGAATGCTATCCTCGATGGTCAAAGAGACGTTAAAGAAATTCGAGAATGACTTGAAACCCGGGGACATTATCATCATTAACGATCCCTATGGCGGCGGTGGGTCACACCTCTCTGACGTGGGGCTCGTGATGCCGATTTTCTATCAAGGCCAGTTGGTTGCGTTCGCAGCGAACAAGGCGCACTGGACAGAAGTTGGAGGAAAAGATCCGGGGTCGTGGACGACTGATTCTACGGAAATCTATCAAGAGGGGCTGCAGTTTCCTGCGGTGAAATTGTTTGACGAGGGCCATATCAATCAAGCTTTGGTCGATATTTTGGCAGCGAATGTCCGGTTTCCGGATCTCTCGCTTGGTGATATGTGGGCGCAAGTGGCAGGATTGCGCACAGGGGAAAGACGATTCCAGGAACTGTGCGGTAAATTTGGCAAGGACACGGTACTGCAATCCATCGAATATATGCTCGATTATGGCGAGCAGATGGCCCGGGAAGAGTTGAAGAAGTTGCCTAAGGGTGTGTACGAGGTGGAAGACTTCATCGACGACGACGGACTTGGCCATGGGCCGCTAAATGTTCGCTGCAAGGTCACGATTACGGATGACGAGTTCATCGTCGATTTCACGGGTAGTCACAAGCAGGTCCCGGGTCCCATCAATTGCTCATACACGGGCTTGGTGTCCGCGGTCAGAACCATCTTCTTGGCGGCGACGAACCCGGGGCAAGACGTGAATGACGGGGTGTTTCGGCCGCTCACAATCATAGCGGAGAAGGGATCGATTCTCAACGCAGAGCGTCCGGCTCCCGTGTCGACGTACTGGGAGTCGATGATCTTTGGCGCGGACATGGTGTGGAAAGCTTTGGCGCCGGTGTTGCCGGATCGGTTGACGGCAGGGCATCTCGAGTCAGTCTGTTCGGTGATTGTGTCCGGTACGCATCCAGATACGAACGAGCCGTTCCTCATTGTTGAACCGTCCGTCGGTGGATGGGGAGCAGGAGAAGGCATGGATGGACAAAGCGGGCAGTTTTGCTTGGGAGACGGCGAAACGTTCAACGTGCCGGTGGAAGTGGCCGAGACCCGCTACGGGGTGCGTCTTCAGGAGTACAGCTTGACGGCCGACGGTACGGGTGCTGGGCAGTATCGAGGCGGTGCTGGTGCGATTCGTTCGTATGAGGCGCTCACCGATGGTCAGTTTGTGACCGCGAGTTTTGGTCGCAACAAGTACCCCGTTTGGGGAGCATCCGGGGGTAGGGACGGGTCGTACAACAAAATTGAGATCATCCGCAAAGACGGCAGCAAGGAAGGGCCGTTTGGCAAGTGTGCGCGAAAGATCCTCAACAAAGGGGACGTGGTGCGTTTGATTACGGCAACCGGTGGAGGCTATGGTGATCCGCTGTTGCGAGATCCGCAGAAAGTCGTCGAGGATGTCAAAAATGGTTGGATTACCATCGACCAAGCCAAGGAGATCTACGGCGTGGTCATCGATGAACAGACGCTCACTCTGGCTACCCCGGTGACGAGTCAAATGGAGTAA
- a CDS encoding hydantoinase/oxoprolinase family protein, translating into MRVATDIGGTFTDLVSVDESGKVCIAKSDTTPPNFEEGVMNVIAKAELKGEDIETFIHGTTVIINALTERNGVKTGLITTKGFRDVLEIARGNRPDLFNVRYQKPKPFVPRALRLEVEERLNQKGEVITPLNVNDVEAAVEQLRREGVEAIAICYLHAYANPEHERLTAELIHKMWPEVAVTASHEVTKEWREYERTNTAVLNSYVKPVAERYVNNLNNRLLEINVTGQKYIMQSNAGTTTFEQSKQSPIHMVESGPVAGVFGAAMLGKMIGHENVIAFDIGGTTAKCSLIDGGEVTVTTDYRIEWDERHAGYPIKIPVVDIVEVGNGGGSIAWIDQAGALKVGPKSAGAQPGPVAYGRGGTEPTTTDANLVTGRLSAKNFSMAVNLEAVRGAIDEKIAKKFGVSVEEAALGIIRIANSNMLNALKLISVRRGYDPRDFAMVAFGGGGAMHAAFLARELGVTKVVVPVAASVFSAWGMLMTDLRHDYLQTYIRRTSELALGEFNGAWEALEQQAIVQYQSEAIEEGQVVFHRYVDMRYLGQEHTVKVPVPGGRVTEQVLADVNAAFHAIHEQNYTFKLENNPTEIVNLHLVAFGTVTKPEIAEIEQVSHTVADAVLETRPVYFEDAGFVDTRVYDRSRLGPGFELDGPAIVEEPSSSTLVYPEQRLTVDKYGNLIIYTGVQ; encoded by the coding sequence GTGCGTGTCGCAACAGATATTGGTGGGACGTTTACAGATTTAGTGTCTGTGGATGAGAGTGGAAAAGTTTGTATCGCGAAATCAGACACGACACCGCCGAACTTTGAGGAAGGTGTTATGAACGTCATTGCCAAGGCGGAATTGAAAGGCGAAGATATTGAGACTTTTATTCACGGAACGACGGTTATTATCAACGCACTGACAGAACGAAATGGTGTAAAGACAGGGCTTATCACGACGAAAGGGTTTCGAGATGTCCTCGAGATTGCCCGGGGAAATCGACCTGATTTGTTCAATGTCCGTTATCAAAAACCAAAGCCCTTCGTACCACGTGCTCTGCGTTTGGAAGTGGAGGAACGGTTAAATCAAAAAGGGGAAGTCATCACGCCACTCAATGTGAATGACGTAGAAGCGGCGGTGGAGCAGCTGCGGAGAGAGGGCGTCGAGGCTATCGCGATTTGCTATTTACACGCCTACGCGAACCCGGAGCACGAGCGACTGACGGCGGAGTTAATTCACAAAATGTGGCCGGAAGTGGCTGTGACTGCATCGCATGAAGTGACAAAAGAGTGGCGCGAGTACGAGCGGACGAATACGGCAGTGTTGAATTCGTATGTCAAACCTGTTGCAGAGCGCTATGTGAACAACCTAAATAACAGGTTGCTCGAGATAAATGTAACTGGGCAGAAGTACATCATGCAGTCAAATGCGGGAACGACGACGTTCGAGCAATCGAAACAATCGCCCATTCACATGGTGGAGTCGGGGCCGGTTGCAGGAGTCTTTGGCGCTGCGATGCTGGGCAAGATGATTGGTCACGAGAATGTGATTGCGTTTGACATCGGTGGCACGACAGCGAAATGTTCGCTGATCGATGGTGGAGAGGTGACCGTGACGACCGATTATCGGATTGAGTGGGATGAGCGGCACGCAGGTTATCCCATCAAAATCCCTGTTGTCGACATCGTTGAGGTGGGGAACGGGGGCGGATCGATTGCTTGGATTGACCAGGCGGGTGCCTTGAAAGTCGGGCCGAAATCGGCAGGCGCACAGCCGGGCCCGGTGGCGTACGGCCGTGGTGGAACTGAGCCGACAACAACCGATGCAAACTTGGTGACGGGTCGCCTGTCGGCGAAGAATTTCAGTATGGCTGTGAACTTGGAGGCGGTTCGCGGCGCCATCGACGAGAAAATTGCCAAAAAGTTCGGAGTATCTGTCGAGGAAGCGGCATTGGGGATTATTCGCATTGCGAATTCGAACATGTTGAACGCCTTGAAACTCATTTCGGTACGCCGCGGTTATGATCCGAGGGATTTTGCAATGGTCGCCTTTGGCGGCGGCGGAGCGATGCATGCGGCATTTCTCGCGAGGGAACTAGGCGTGACGAAGGTGGTTGTTCCGGTTGCGGCGTCCGTGTTTTCGGCGTGGGGGATGCTGATGACGGACTTGCGGCACGATTATTTGCAAACTTACATTCGGCGCACGTCGGAACTTGCTCTTGGCGAGTTCAACGGCGCCTGGGAAGCGCTCGAACAACAGGCTATTGTGCAGTATCAATCAGAAGCAATCGAGGAAGGTCAAGTTGTCTTCCATCGTTACGTGGATATGCGGTATCTCGGACAAGAACATACCGTTAAGGTGCCGGTTCCAGGTGGAAGGGTTACCGAGCAGGTTCTTGCGGACGTCAATGCAGCATTTCATGCCATCCATGAGCAAAACTACACATTTAAACTTGAGAATAATCCGACTGAAATCGTCAACCTGCACTTGGTCGCGTTTGGGACAGTGACGAAACCGGAGATTGCCGAGATTGAGCAGGTGTCCCATACGGTCGCGGATGCCGTGTTGGAGACGCGCCCGGTTTATTTCGAAGACGCTGGGTTTGTCGATACCAGGGTGTATGACCGTAGCCGTTTGGGCCCAGGGTTTGAACTCGATGGACCCGCTATTGTGGAAGAGCCATCGTCGTCTACGCTGGTGTATCCAGAACAGCGCTTGACGGTTGACAAATATGGAAACCTCATCATCTACACGGGGGTGCAGTGA
- a CDS encoding cupin domain-containing protein, whose protein sequence is MEGLFKRIRMLRQENQMTLQELSEKSGLSISFLSQVERGNSSLTITSLQRIAEAFGIPISSLFETVENKNFIVKVDDQKPFKIEGTSMTYIRLAGNFAGRNLEPMIVELEPNQSILTKYAHPGEEFYYVLEGKILLQVDDKDYVLGVGDALHFPSSIQHSMENLLDTTSRVLCVLQPAIFQ, encoded by the coding sequence ATGGAAGGCTTATTTAAAAGAATTCGAATGCTGCGTCAAGAAAACCAAATGACATTGCAAGAATTAAGCGAAAAATCAGGATTGTCGATTAGCTTTCTTTCGCAGGTGGAGCGAGGGAACTCTTCATTGACGATAACCTCGTTGCAGCGCATTGCGGAGGCGTTTGGCATTCCAATTAGTTCTTTGTTTGAGACTGTAGAGAACAAGAATTTTATTGTGAAGGTGGATGATCAAAAGCCGTTCAAAATTGAAGGAACGAGCATGACGTATATCCGTCTTGCGGGTAATTTTGCGGGACGGAATCTAGAGCCGATGATTGTGGAGTTGGAACCGAATCAATCAATTTTGACAAAGTATGCGCACCCCGGTGAAGAGTTTTACTACGTATTGGAAGGAAAGATTCTCCTTCAGGTAGACGATAAGGATTACGTCTTGGGTGTAGGAGATGCGCTTCACTTTCCTTCCTCCATTCAACACTCCATGGAAAACCTCTTAGATACCACATCACGAGTTTTGTGTGTTTTGCAGCCAGCTATATTCCAATAA
- a CDS encoding ABC transporter permease subunit has product MSYFAGYVLGFVRMIVSKRKRPRKIVDALAILTESFPDSMYVIVIALIAIMVQVHLNVTIPAFPEGTPSFVNTLIPALALGLPGGIYLQKAIYVDMMEQSSADYIKVAKATGASPVRIFIRQVTPNIHPIAFSFNASGSAFY; this is encoded by the coding sequence ATGTCATATTTTGCAGGCTACGTGTTGGGGTTCGTGCGGATGATTGTGTCCAAGCGTAAAAGGCCTCGTAAAATCGTTGATGCACTTGCAATATTGACAGAATCGTTTCCTGATTCCATGTATGTTATCGTGATCGCCCTAATCGCTATCATGGTTCAAGTACACTTGAATGTGACGATTCCAGCGTTTCCGGAGGGTACGCCATCGTTTGTGAACACACTCATACCGGCGCTTGCTTTAGGATTACCAGGAGGAATATATCTTCAAAAGGCTATCTATGTAGACATGATGGAACAGTCTAGTGCTGACTATATCAAAGTAGCGAAAGCTACCGGTGCATCGCCAGTAAGGATTTTTATTCGACAAGTGACCCCAAACATCCACCCTATCGCGTTCTCTTTCAACGCGAGTGGATCAGCGTTTTATTAG
- the tnpA gene encoding IS66 family insertion sequence element accessory protein TnpA, with protein sequence MSRTELREEWESRLTEFESSGQTATVWCAVHGINIHRFRYWSSKLRGNRRKPSNGEVRWLSVEMESVIKPSSNEALTVQVGQARIEVSEGFNTKLFIQVVQALADAHP encoded by the coding sequence ATGTCAAGAACCGAGCTACGTGAAGAATGGGAGAGTCGCCTCACCGAGTTTGAGTCCAGTGGGCAAACGGCTACAGTCTGGTGTGCGGTGCACGGGATCAATATTCATCGCTTTCGCTACTGGTCCAGCAAGCTTCGAGGGAATCGACGAAAGCCTTCAAATGGAGAGGTTCGTTGGCTTTCAGTGGAGATGGAATCAGTCATTAAACCGAGCAGTAACGAAGCGCTCACTGTTCAGGTTGGTCAAGCCAGGATTGAAGTGTCTGAGGGCTTCAACACCAAACTGTTCATACAGGTCGTTCAGGCTTTGGCAGATGCTCATCCATGA
- the tnpB gene encoding IS66 family insertion sequence element accessory protein TnpB (TnpB, as the term is used for proteins encoded by IS66 family insertion elements, is considered an accessory protein, since TnpC, encoded by a neighboring gene, is a DDE family transposase.), translating into MLIHEANSEQRVYLASGSTDLRKSIDGLAVLVQEVFQLSPFSPSLFVFCNRKRDKLKILEWDTNGFWLHYRRLERGRFQWPDVTNSETVTVSRQQLRWLLDGLSITQRQAHKKVTARTVI; encoded by the coding sequence ATGCTCATCCATGAGGCGAATTCAGAGCAACGGGTGTACTTGGCGAGCGGCAGTACAGATCTTCGTAAGTCTATCGACGGGCTGGCAGTCCTGGTTCAAGAGGTCTTTCAGCTCAGTCCATTTTCGCCTTCCCTCTTCGTTTTCTGCAACCGAAAACGAGACAAGCTTAAAATCCTAGAGTGGGATACGAATGGATTCTGGCTCCATTATCGTCGTTTGGAACGTGGTCGCTTTCAATGGCCGGACGTAACGAACAGCGAAACGGTTACGGTCAGTCGGCAGCAGTTGCGGTGGTTGCTAGACGGACTGTCCATCACCCAACGACAGGCTCATAAAAAGGTAACCGCGCGCACGGTCATCTAG
- the tnpC gene encoding IS66 family transposase, which translates to MAKPKSSTTEQVESLQQENTILKQQNDELKSKVEWLEEKLRKATHQRFAASSERTKTDSVQTLLFNEAEVESEPTLEEPTMETITYKRKKKRPGQRDELLKDLPVERMEYRLPEEEQVCSCCGGAMHEMSSETRTEIKIIPAQMKVVEHVQYIYACRHCEKHETETPVVKASMPRPAFPGSLASASAVAYIMSKKYVEGMPLYRQEQQFERQGFPLSRQTMANWVLAGATTWLSKIYDRMHQELLQRKYLHADETTLQVLHESGRTADTKSYMWLYRSGRDGPPIVLYDYQETRSREHPTRFLQGFHGYIHVDGYVGYEDIPDVTLSGCWSHARRKFDEAIKALPASKRNTPVAAREGLEYCNRLFKIERGLKDITPEKRYEQRLEQSRPVLDAFLPWLEFQKENILPKSALGEAVNYCLRQWGKLTVFLEDGHLEIDNNRGERSIKPFVIGRKNFLFSNTPRGARASAITYSIVETAKENGLDPFQYLCYLFEQLPNVPDDESDSLAALLPWAGNLPDEVRHSRRKTP; encoded by the coding sequence ATGGCGAAACCAAAGAGTTCCACCACCGAACAGGTTGAATCCTTGCAGCAAGAAAACACCATACTTAAGCAGCAAAATGACGAACTCAAGTCTAAGGTAGAGTGGCTTGAGGAGAAATTGCGCAAAGCAACTCACCAACGTTTTGCTGCGTCTAGTGAACGGACCAAGACCGACTCCGTACAGACGCTGTTGTTTAACGAAGCCGAAGTCGAGTCTGAACCTACGCTTGAAGAGCCCACCATGGAAACCATCACCTACAAGCGAAAAAAGAAACGTCCGGGTCAGCGTGATGAACTCCTAAAGGACCTGCCCGTGGAGCGAATGGAGTATCGCTTACCCGAAGAGGAGCAGGTGTGTTCCTGCTGTGGTGGCGCCATGCATGAAATGAGTTCTGAAACGCGAACTGAGATAAAAATCATTCCGGCTCAGATGAAGGTCGTGGAGCATGTTCAATATATCTACGCCTGTCGTCATTGTGAGAAGCATGAAACTGAAACCCCTGTTGTGAAAGCTTCCATGCCACGTCCGGCATTTCCGGGGAGCTTAGCTTCTGCCTCAGCAGTGGCTTACATCATGAGTAAGAAATACGTCGAGGGGATGCCACTCTATCGGCAGGAGCAACAGTTTGAGCGACAGGGCTTTCCGTTATCACGACAAACCATGGCCAATTGGGTCCTAGCCGGTGCAACGACATGGTTGAGTAAAATATACGACCGGATGCACCAGGAACTCTTACAACGGAAGTACTTACACGCAGACGAGACAACGCTGCAGGTACTTCACGAATCCGGCAGAACCGCAGATACGAAGTCCTACATGTGGCTCTACCGCAGTGGACGGGACGGTCCACCCATTGTTTTGTACGACTACCAAGAGACGCGCAGTCGGGAGCATCCAACAAGGTTCCTCCAAGGATTTCACGGATACATCCATGTGGATGGCTACGTAGGGTACGAGGACATTCCGGATGTGACCCTGTCAGGGTGCTGGAGTCATGCCCGAAGGAAATTCGACGAGGCCATCAAGGCCTTACCCGCATCCAAACGGAACACGCCCGTGGCTGCAAGGGAAGGACTGGAATATTGCAATCGTCTCTTCAAAATTGAGCGTGGGTTAAAAGACATAACTCCCGAGAAGCGGTACGAACAGCGCCTCGAGCAAAGTCGTCCAGTCCTGGATGCTTTTTTGCCATGGCTTGAATTCCAGAAGGAAAACATACTCCCAAAGAGTGCCTTGGGAGAGGCAGTGAATTATTGCCTACGCCAATGGGGTAAGCTCACCGTGTTCCTTGAGGATGGCCATCTGGAGATCGATAACAACCGCGGTGAACGTTCCATTAAGCCATTTGTGATCGGGAGAAAGAACTTCCTGTTCAGCAATACGCCGCGCGGAGCTAGAGCGAGCGCCATCACATACAGTATCGTGGAAACTGCAAAAGAGAATGGACTCGACCCGTTTCAATATCTGTGCTATCTGTTCGAGCAACTACCAAACGTCCCCGACGATGAATCTGACTCGTTGGCCGCGCTGCTGCCTTGGGCTGGGAACTTACCGGACGAAGTGCGACATTCAAGGAGAAAGACTCCATAA
- a CDS encoding APC family permease: MKEDQVTLRRTLTLFPLILFGLAYMAPMIVFGTFGVEDETTHGLATDAYILALIAMLFTAYSYGRMAKAYPVSGSAYTYVRRSMSSHLGFLIGWVTLLDYFFLPMVIWLIGGVYLSAEIPGVPAWIWIVLFILVTTALNIVGIRISTNVNVLMMAFQFLVIAIFLVLSVHDVLWGMGSATIVSPKPFISDQFHFSLILAGAAIAGYSFLGFDAVTTMTEETVRPEKTVPRAIFLITLVGGVIFIIATYVTQLVYPDYTKFAHADSGASEIAMQIGGHLFTAIFTAGLILAQFSSGISAQSSAARLLYAMGRDGVLPKKVFGRLNGRFQTPHFNIVLVGIVGLLALFMTVETSTSFINFGAFSAFAFVNVSVIAHYFFRAGKRKKPLDFLLYLAMPVVGFLFDGWLWLNLDKNALILGAIWLACGVVYLIFLTHGFRRVPPEIHFDSANETLGG; this comes from the coding sequence ATGAAAGAAGACCAGGTGACGCTTCGTCGGACGTTGACGCTATTTCCACTGATTCTTTTCGGCCTCGCGTACATGGCACCTATGATTGTGTTTGGTACTTTTGGTGTAGAAGACGAGACGACGCACGGCTTGGCAACGGATGCATACATTCTCGCCTTGATTGCCATGCTCTTCACCGCATATAGTTACGGACGCATGGCGAAAGCATATCCGGTCTCTGGGTCGGCCTATACGTATGTGCGTAGGAGTATGAGTTCCCATCTCGGCTTTTTAATTGGATGGGTGACGCTGCTTGACTACTTCTTTCTCCCGATGGTCATTTGGCTGATTGGCGGCGTGTATCTTTCTGCCGAGATTCCAGGTGTGCCTGCTTGGATTTGGATTGTCTTATTCATTCTCGTCACGACCGCCCTGAACATCGTCGGTATTCGGATAAGTACGAATGTCAACGTCTTGATGATGGCATTTCAGTTCTTAGTTATCGCAATTTTCTTGGTGTTGAGTGTGCACGATGTGCTTTGGGGAATGGGAAGTGCGACGATTGTCTCGCCCAAACCGTTTATTTCCGATCAGTTTCATTTTTCGCTGATATTAGCGGGGGCGGCCATCGCTGGGTATTCGTTTCTAGGATTCGACGCGGTGACGACCATGACAGAGGAAACCGTACGGCCCGAGAAAACGGTTCCACGCGCTATCTTTTTGATCACGCTCGTCGGCGGCGTCATCTTTATCATCGCAACCTATGTGACACAACTGGTGTATCCGGATTACACGAAATTCGCGCACGCCGATTCTGGAGCATCAGAAATCGCAATGCAGATAGGTGGGCACCTGTTTACCGCCATTTTCACGGCTGGTCTCATTCTCGCTCAATTTTCCTCTGGCATTTCTGCACAGTCGAGCGCCGCACGTCTGTTGTATGCCATGGGGCGCGATGGGGTACTGCCAAAGAAAGTGTTTGGCCGACTCAATGGACGCTTTCAGACGCCACACTTCAATATTGTGTTGGTGGGGATTGTCGGTTTGTTGGCGCTGTTCATGACGGTCGAGACGTCTACTTCGTTCATCAATTTTGGGGCGTTCAGCGCCTTTGCGTTTGTCAACGTCTCCGTCATCGCCCATTACTTTTTCCGCGCAGGCAAACGCAAGAAGCCGCTTGACTTCTTACTCTATTTGGCAATGCCCGTGGTTGGATTCTTGTTCGACGGGTGGCTGTGGCTCAATTTGGACAAGAACGCGTTGATATTAGGTGCGATTTGGTTGGCGTGTGGCGTTGTCTATCTGATATTCCTCACGCATGGATTTCGACGAGTGCCGCCTGAGATTCACTTTGACAGCGCGAATGAAACACTGGGCGGTTAA
- the gabT gene encoding 4-aminobutyrate--2-oxoglutarate transaminase, giving the protein MDTQTIASQGLLQLHTQYVPKGVSVQNKVVITRAKGARMWDEEGNEYLDFAGGIGVLNVGNAHPEIVEVVTQQAQKLFHTCVHVTLNEPYLRLVEQLCRIAPITGEKKSLLLNSGAEAVENAIKVAKSYTGRSAVIAFESAFHGRTTLGLSLTSKVHPYKAKFGPFVPEVYRLPFPNLYRKPEGESAEAFIDESIATLKRAFTTYVDANDVAAMIIEPVQGEGGFVVAPPRFMQALRDICTEHGIVFIVDEIQTGFARTGKLFATEHYEGLDPDIITMAKSMGAGLPISAVVGRSDILDSTEVGGLGGTYGGNPLAAAAALKVIEIMERDNLPLRAQHIGERSFDVLRRLQETVPFIGDVRGLGAMVGVEFVRDRASKEPYPELVAKISQKCFEKRLITVKAGVYSNVIRLLGPLVMTDEELNAGLDRLESAITEAVAEFC; this is encoded by the coding sequence ATGGACACCCAGACCATCGCTTCGCAGGGCCTATTGCAACTTCACACACAGTACGTTCCGAAGGGTGTTAGCGTTCAGAACAAAGTCGTCATCACGCGCGCGAAGGGCGCTCGCATGTGGGATGAAGAGGGCAACGAGTATTTGGATTTTGCCGGCGGCATCGGCGTACTCAATGTAGGAAACGCCCATCCGGAAATCGTTGAAGTCGTTACGCAACAGGCTCAGAAACTATTTCACACGTGTGTTCACGTGACGCTGAACGAACCTTATCTTCGACTTGTCGAACAGTTGTGCAGAATTGCGCCAATCACGGGCGAAAAAAAGTCGCTACTCCTCAATAGCGGCGCGGAGGCCGTAGAGAACGCTATCAAGGTGGCAAAGAGCTACACGGGGCGCTCTGCCGTCATCGCGTTTGAGTCCGCATTTCATGGACGAACGACGCTCGGACTTTCGCTCACCAGTAAGGTTCACCCCTACAAGGCAAAATTCGGACCTTTTGTACCAGAGGTCTACCGCTTGCCATTTCCGAATCTCTATCGAAAACCGGAGGGCGAATCCGCTGAGGCATTTATTGATGAGTCCATCGCGACGCTCAAGCGTGCATTTACTACGTATGTGGATGCCAACGACGTAGCGGCGATGATTATCGAGCCTGTACAGGGTGAGGGAGGTTTTGTGGTGGCTCCACCGCGCTTCATGCAAGCGTTGCGCGATATCTGTACAGAGCATGGCATTGTCTTCATTGTCGATGAGATTCAGACGGGCTTCGCGCGCACAGGCAAATTGTTTGCCACGGAGCATTACGAGGGGCTTGATCCGGATATCATCACGATGGCGAAGTCGATGGGCGCGGGTCTGCCGATCTCCGCGGTCGTGGGCCGGTCAGATATTCTCGACTCGACAGAGGTTGGGGGACTTGGCGGGACGTACGGAGGAAATCCACTTGCGGCTGCTGCTGCGCTGAAGGTCATCGAAATTATGGAACGCGACAATCTCCCTCTTCGCGCCCAACACATTGGCGAACGGAGTTTTGATGTGCTTCGCCGTTTACAGGAAACGGTTCCGTTTATCGGGGATGTTCGCGGCCTTGGCGCGATGGTCGGCGTGGAATTCGTGCGGGATAGGGCAAGCAAAGAACCGTATCCTGAGTTGGTGGCGAAGATTAGCCAAAAGTGCTTTGAGAAGCGGCTAATCACGGTCAAAGCGGGGGTTTACAGCAATGTCATTCGTCTATTGGGGCCACTCGTGATGACGGATGAGGAGTTAAATGCGGGACTCGATCGCCTCGAATCGGCCATAACGGAAGCTGTAGCGGAATTTTGTTAA